The genomic region GCCCCGGTCTCAACGTCAGGTTCCGAACCGGGGCAAGCCGGCACAGACCTCGCCGCCGACATCGAAACGCTGGTTTCGCGACTTCGTGAAACGGCGCCGCAAAGCAGCATCCAACCCGCCGTCGTGGTCCCCGATTTTGAAATCGATCCACGCAGCGAAGACGCTGTCGGAAACGCGGCAGCCAACGAACTGAGCAAAGCGATTGAATTTGCGATCGAAGAAGCGGGTTCCGGCGACCATCGACGCGGTACTCGCTTGACAGCAATGGACGCACGCTTCACCGCCGCTGTCGCCTCGGTGCTACAAAACCAGCTGCCTGACTTAACCAACGCAATCGACCGACTCGACGCCGAGGCTCGCAAACTGCCCACGCAAATTGCTTCCACCTTGCTGGGCGGCCCCATCCCGCTTCGAGCCGCCGTCCGCAACCGATTGCGACTGGAACTGCTTTCTGATACCGCAGCGATTTGGTTTCCGTTCCGTACAATTTTGTCGCTATTGAATCTGACGCACGGGGCTTGGGACCGGGTCCTGCTGTCGTTCAGCGGCTCGATCCCATCACTGGTGGGTGCGGTCTACACGGGAGTCCAGAACATCCGTGGCCAACACGAAACCGGCCACGACTTACGCAACGGACTCCGCCAAAGAGCCTCCGCGGCAGTGACCGACCGACTCGGCCCCATGGCCAACCGTTTTCGATCGGAACTGAATCAGCTGCGACGCGGGCAAGTTGGCCTAGACGACGGACGCGCCGACCTCGACGACGCACCGCCAGCCACCCTCTCGGGCGTCGACGCATTGCAAGAACAATCGCAATCCGCATTCGACAAGGCCATTCAAAAAGGCAGCGTGTCTGGGTTGTTCGCCATGCTCAGCGGATTGATTGGCACCGTGATCTTTTGGTGCTTGATGGCCGGCCCGCTGATTGCCCTCTACCAAAGCTATTTGGGTGCGAGTGTGGAAACGCTGTTTGAGTTGTTTGCCAATCAGGATACGACGACCTCAACCGGACTGGATCCCGCCACAATCAGCCTGGCTGCCCAAGGCTCAACCGCCACCGATCATGGCCCCCAAATCGTCAGTTCCCTTGACCGGTTCCCGCGTCCTCATGCGTCCATGCTGCTAACCGGCTTGCTGCTTTCGCTTTTGCCGACATCCATTTTTGCCATGGTCGTCCTTTCCATTTGCCAAGGGCGACACCGAATAGACCGGATTGAGCGCCACTTGCGAGACCGGCACGACGCAATCATCGCGGACCTGCAATCGTCAGGCGTGCTGCGTTTGCGTTGGAGCGACCCTTTGCTTGCCGACGCCGAGTTCCTGTTATCAATCGGACGAACAGGCCAACACAAATGAGCTGGACCGCATTCGCACAAACGACTCCTCCGGCCGCCAACGATTCACTTTGGGACATTGTCACCAGCGGTGGCTGGCCCGGCATCCTGATCCTGCTGGTACTGGTCTCGCTTAGTATCGCGGCGGCGTACTTAGTCATCGACCAGGTCCTATCGCTACGCCGAGACGACATCTTGCCGCCTGGACTTTCCAACGAGATCGCTGGGCTGCTTCGCGATGGAAAAGTAGCGGACGCCGACGAAGCCTTACGAGCTCGACCCAGCGTGCTGGCGGGCGTGGTTTCCCTCGCGTTGGCCACCAGAGAATTTGGCTGGGCGGAAATTGAAAAGACGGTGGAAGACACGCTGCTGGAACGGTCCGCCGCAATGCATCGCCGAATTGACTATCTGTCGATGATTGCAAACCTGTCACCGATGGTCGGGTTGCTGGGCACGGTGACCGGAATGATCTTCGCTTTCCGACAAGTTGCCGCCACCAGTGGTGCAGCCGGCGCGGGCGATTTAGCCGAGGGCATCTACCAGGCGTTGGTGACCACGGTCGGCGGCCTCGTCGTCGCCATTCCAGCGTTAGCCGCCGTCGGGGTGCTCCGAAACCGAGTGGACACTTTAATGTCGGAAGTCACGATGCACGCCGAACGATCTTTGTCCCCGCTGCGAAGAAGGATGATCGCATCGCCCACGACCGCTTCACCGCGAATCGGGCCCGTCGCCCCCGCCCAAATGCGAGGGACGAAGGTGAACCCGCCTAACGTGGAAACGGCCCCTCCCGTCCCTGCCGACCCAACGGTGGGACACCCTCGCACGCCGCCGCAACCTCGCAAGAAAGGGAAGTCATGAACAACGCGTTTGCTCTAGGATTGCTAGTCTGTTCGGCAGGCACCCTCGTTGGCGGCACGACCCACGACTGCTGGGCTCAAGAAACCACTCCACACGAAAACAACAACGACAGCCTGCCATTCGAAGCGTTTGCTCCGCTGAAACCGATCCAGCCCCGCGGTTCTACTGATTCACACACGGCGGATCCAGCGGCTGAACGAATCAGCAGCGTGCTACAAGACGCCGACGCTTCACCACAAGCACCGGGCCTCCTGGGCGACGTTCTGGATATCATTCGGGAACGAGGAAGTATCCTGGACGGATCAGTCCTGGATCCCAAACTGGATCCGGCACTGAACTTACCAACCGAACACAATCCCATCGCGTTCGATCAACAAAACGGAAAAGCCTCCGGGCTCCCTTCATCGTCGAGCCAGACCGACCAACGATTCATCGCGGCGGAATCGCTACTCCGCGCCGCTCGAAAACTCGAAACGCTGCCGCCCCCCAGCACCCGCCAAAGCCGCGACCAACGAAGCCAATTGATCCAACACATGCGAATGGAAGCGTCCGCAATCCTGACTGCGATCTTCCACCCACATCCCACCGGTCCTCTCGAAACATTCCTGCCCTAGTGAATTTCACTTCTTCGCCGTCAATGCTAAAGTCGCTAACGAACCGCCCTTGGATGGCCGCGTTGCTGGTCGGCGGCTTGCTAGTCGCCGGTGCCGTGATGGCCGACTACTTCCGCAGCTATCCAGCGGACGCCACCCCAACTTTTGTGGGCCGTGAAAAGTGCGCCGATTGCCACCAAAGTGAGATGCACGCCTTCCTGGGCTCGCACCACGACAAAGCCATGGACTTGGCCACCGACGAAACCGTGCTTGGCGACTTCAACGATGTCACCTTCGAACACGATGGACTCCAGAACCGCCTGTTCCGCGATGGCAAAAAGTTCATGGTCCACACCGAGGGTCAGGATGGGCAGATGCAGGATTTCGAAGTCAAGTACGTCTTCGGCGTCGATCCGCTTCAACAATACATGGTTGAATTCAACCGCAACGCCGACACCAAGGATGACGAAGTCGCACGAGTCCAAGTGCTTCGGATCAGCTGGGACACCCAAAACAAACGCTGGTTCTATCTGCGTCCACCGGATGTGAAAGAAAAGCTGGAACCGGATGACCCACTGCACTGGACCGGCGTTGCACAACGCTGGCAAACGATGTGCGCCGAATGTCATTCGACCAATCTACATCGCAACTACGACGTTGCCACGCAAAGCTATCACACGACATTTTCAGAAATCGATGTCAGTTGTGAGGCCTGCCACGGACCGGCAAGTTTGCATGTGGAAATGGCAAACAGTAAATCGCTGTTCTGGGACCGGCACCTTGGCTACGGATTGGCGCGTCTGAAGGGCGAAGACACGCAACCTCAAATCGATACATGCGCACCGTGCCACTCACGCCGCGGCGTTTTGGATGGCACATTCCATGGCGGCGATTCCTATCACGACTTCTATAGTCTGGAACTCCTGCGACAAGACACCTATCACGCCGACGGCCAGATTAAGGACGAAGTCTATGTCTACGGATCGTTCATCCAAAGCAAGATGTACCACAAGGGCATTCGGTGCTCCGATTGCCATGACCCGCATTCATTGGAACTGAAGCACAAAGGCAACGAAACCTGCACTTCGTGCCATCAACACCCCGCCGGTAAATACGACATCCCGTCCCATCACCATCATGCCGTTGGCAGCGAAGGCGCGATGTGTGTGAACTGCCACATGCCGCACACCACTTACATGGAAGTGGACGCAAGACGTGACCACAGCTTCCGCATCCCACGCCCGGATTTGTCCGTCAGCCTGGGAACCCCCAATGCGTGCAGCGGTTGCCACGTCAAAGACCAGCTTGAATCTCTACCCGCCAAGACCCAGGAATCGCTTCCGCTTTACCAGGATTGGTTACTCGCCGCCGAACAAGGCAACGAACAGGTCGCGAAGGCGATCGCAAAAACGGACCAATGGTGTGACGACGCATGCGAAAAGTGGTACGGCGAAAATCGTCAAACCCCGACCCATTACGGCGAGACGCTTGCAGCCCTGCGAGCCGATGACCGCGACGCCGTTCAAAAGGCACTGCGTTTGATCGTCCGAAATGAATCGCTCGCCCCCGTCATCGCCCGCGCCACCGCGTTGGATGAGATGACCGACCGGGGCCACCGCGAAGGAGTCACGCTGGCCAAGAAGCTAATCGAGAACCATCTATCAGGAACCGAATTACAAGATCCAATCCTACTGGCGTCAGCCGCCCGTGCGATCGGACGAGCTGAACCGCGGATGGCCAAGTCGGTACTAAAACCGCTGCTCGACGAAGACTCCCGCTTGGTACGCAGCGAAGCAGCCAAGGCACTCGTCATGTCCGGTGCCTACGCAACGATGGTGGGTACTGAACGCAGCGAAGTGGACAAGATTCTAAGCGACGTCAAAGATGAATTGATGTTCGCATCGGATCGCGCCGGCTCGCACCTCGGCTGGGCCATGCTCAGCGAACAGCGTGGCAGGTTAGCCGAAGCACTCACCGCCTATCAAAACGCCATCGCAGTGGAACCGGGCACGACCGGGCCGCGAACCAACTTGGCGGCGTTGCTTGACAACATCGTCACGTCGTCCCAACAAGACGCTCGCGCGGCCGCCTTGCTTAAGGAAATCAATTCCAAACTAGGTAAATCATCCAATATCCAAGATTGGATCCAGCGCCTGCGAGCGGAAGAACTGCCCCTACTGGGTCGTGACGCCAATCTGGCACCCAATAACCCTGGACTGCAGTACCGATACGGATTGGCGTTGTATTTAGCAGGTGATTTGCCGGGTGCCAAAAAACAATTACAACGTGCCGTTGAACTGGCCCCGGAAGTGGAAGACTTTCGTATGGCCCTGCGTTTACTACAAGAAAAGATCGATTCGGAGTAACCCCCAGCTGCAAGCTGGTTCGCTCGGACAAGCGACGGCAATCCCAGCCGTCGGATTGCAGACTCCAACAATCAAC from Neorhodopirellula lusitana harbors:
- a CDS encoding MotA/TolQ/ExbB proton channel family protein, giving the protein MSWTAFAQTTPPAANDSLWDIVTSGGWPGILILLVLVSLSIAAAYLVIDQVLSLRRDDILPPGLSNEIAGLLRDGKVADADEALRARPSVLAGVVSLALATREFGWAEIEKTVEDTLLERSAAMHRRIDYLSMIANLSPMVGLLGTVTGMIFAFRQVAATSGAAGAGDLAEGIYQALVTTVGGLVVAIPALAAVGVLRNRVDTLMSEVTMHAERSLSPLRRRMIASPTTASPRIGPVAPAQMRGTKVNPPNVETAPPVPADPTVGHPRTPPQPRKKGKS
- a CDS encoding multiheme c-type cytochrome is translated as MLKSLTNRPWMAALLVGGLLVAGAVMADYFRSYPADATPTFVGREKCADCHQSEMHAFLGSHHDKAMDLATDETVLGDFNDVTFEHDGLQNRLFRDGKKFMVHTEGQDGQMQDFEVKYVFGVDPLQQYMVEFNRNADTKDDEVARVQVLRISWDTQNKRWFYLRPPDVKEKLEPDDPLHWTGVAQRWQTMCAECHSTNLHRNYDVATQSYHTTFSEIDVSCEACHGPASLHVEMANSKSLFWDRHLGYGLARLKGEDTQPQIDTCAPCHSRRGVLDGTFHGGDSYHDFYSLELLRQDTYHADGQIKDEVYVYGSFIQSKMYHKGIRCSDCHDPHSLELKHKGNETCTSCHQHPAGKYDIPSHHHHAVGSEGAMCVNCHMPHTTYMEVDARRDHSFRIPRPDLSVSLGTPNACSGCHVKDQLESLPAKTQESLPLYQDWLLAAEQGNEQVAKAIAKTDQWCDDACEKWYGENRQTPTHYGETLAALRADDRDAVQKALRLIVRNESLAPVIARATALDEMTDRGHREGVTLAKKLIENHLSGTELQDPILLASAARAIGRAEPRMAKSVLKPLLDEDSRLVRSEAAKALVMSGAYATMVGTERSEVDKILSDVKDELMFASDRAGSHLGWAMLSEQRGRLAEALTAYQNAIAVEPGTTGPRTNLAALLDNIVTSSQQDARAAALLKEINSKLGKSSNIQDWIQRLRAEELPLLGRDANLAPNNPGLQYRYGLALYLAGDLPGAKKQLQRAVELAPEVEDFRMALRLLQEKIDSE